A stretch of DNA from Bacillus sp. SM2101:
CCAGGATCAACAATTGGTACGAGTCGAATCCCTACCTCTTTAAGGTCTTGAATCATTTTTGCTGGTGTTGGAAATTGTAATTTATCAAAAGTAAACACCCGGTATTCATCCATATAGTGTATATCTAAATAAATCACATCAACTGGAATTTTTTTATCGGAAAATGTCTTTGCAATATGACGAACTTCTTGTTCAGATTCGTAGCTGTAACGAGATTGATGATAACCGAGTGCCCACTTAGGAGGAAGTGGCATTCTTCCAGTCAATTCACTATATTGATTAATTACATCCTTAGGTGTTGGCCCAGCCATTACAAAATAATCGATTTGACCTCCCGCAGCTGAAAATGTATAACTATCCGTTTTAGTTTGAAAATCAAAGGTTGTTTCCCACGTACTATCAAAAAATAGCCCATGAGCCTTCCCGTCTCGTAAGGTCATAAAATAAGGAATAGATTGGTATAATGCGTTCGTTTCAGGGTTATGTGGTGCGTATACATCGCTATTCCACATTGTCATTTTTTCACCACGTTTATCTAAAAAGCCTGTTTTTTCACCGAAGCCGTAAAAATGGTCATGTTCACTCATCATTTTATGACAAATGACATCTCCTTTTTCGTTCAAGCCAAGGCCCCTTGCTCCTTCTCCAACAATAAGCTCACCTTGTGTATCAAATATATTGATACGGAGTGGGGATTTCGTTATTTCTACTTTCAAGGTGTTCGTCCTTAACATAAAACACCCATCAGTCTCTTCCGTCTTGACTTCTATCTCTTCAGGCTTTTTCACCACAGCTACACTCGACTTCATAGATAAGTTGTTATCAACATTCATTACGATTCGAACGATATCCTCGCGAAAAAATTGAAGTGCAACGCTACCTCCTTCACAAAAATAGCTATACACATTGCCTTCTTTACGCATTCTTACTATTGAACTTATATCACGATAATTCACCTTAGTGTGTTTTTCATTTTGTCCAGGATGGATCGCAAAGCTGCTATCATCTAACATGTTATACCCTCCTATTTGAGAAGTGACTACTCGATATTTATCCTTTTGTTCCACCAGCTGTTAAGCCAGAAACAAAATACTTTTGAAACGATAGAAAGAGAACTGAAATAGGTATCGCAATTAATACTGACCCAGCAGCAAATTTCGTAAATTCATTCCCAAATTGTTTAGCTACCATATTGTATAGCCCCACTGCCAATGTAAATTTTTCTTCACTTCGCAGCAGCACACTAGCCATGATGAAATCAGCAAATGGAGCAATAAAAGTAAACAATGCCACTACAGCAATAATTGGTTTAGCAAGAGGCAGAATGATTTGAAAGAAAACTCTTAAATGGCTTGCTCCATCAATTCTTGCCGATTCATCAAGATCCTTAGGAATCGTATCTAAGTAACCTTTCATGAGCCAAGTATTCATTGGAATTTGGCCACCAACATATACGAGAATGAGCCCTAAATGTGTATCTAATAAATTTGTGACAAGTGCTAAAACAAATATAGCGATAAGTGCAGCAAAATTTGGTATCATCTGTAGTATTAAAAATGCTAATAAGCCGTTCTTACGACCTACAAAACGATATCTAGAAAAAGAATACGCAGTTATACTTACCATTAACACTGAAAAAGCCATCGTTAAAGTAGAAATCTTTACTGAATTCCAATACCACTTCAAGTAATCACTTTGTGCTGGATCAAACAAGTAACGATAATGATCTAACGTTGCATTTTCTGGAATGATTGATGAGCCAGATAAGATCATACCTGGGTTTAATGACGAACCAATGATCCATAATATTGGGTAAAAGATAATGACGGTCATGATTAGTACAACTAGATAGGATAATGTTAGTCTTATTTTTTTTTGATGTTTTATGTTCATATTACATCATATCCTCTTCTTGGAAAGATTTTGTTTTTCTAAATTGCCATAAGGCAACCGTAATAACAATCAAAGATAATATCATCGTTATCGCTGCAGCTTTTGAATATTGTGCAGATGTCATTGTTAATTTATAAATCCAAGAAATTAATATGTCTGTACCACCCGCATTTTGACCCGAAACTGCAGGACCTCCACCGTTAAACAAGAAAATGACGTTAAAATTGTTAAAGTTAAAAGTATATTGAGTAATTAATATTGGAGCTGTTGAATAAAGCACTAACGGTAATGTAATCTTGCTGAATTGGCCCCAACTAGAAGCACCATCAACAGTTGCAGCTTCATACAGTTCATTCGAAATTGATTGTAATACGCCAGTAGTCATCGCAAAGATAAATGGAAACCCTAGCCATGTTTGAATAAGGATTAATGCAATTCGCGTCCACAACGGCTCTGTCATCCAAGGAATATGATCTATACCAAAGGCTGCTAAAATATCACGATTAATCGTTCCAAACGATTCATTGAACATCCCAGCAAAGACTAAAATTGAAACGAATGCGGGTACTGCCCACGGTAGTATAAAAACCGTCCGTATGATTGCTTTACCCTTTATATCTTTTTGATTTACAATAATGGCCAAAAAAATACCTAAAGCAACTTGAAATGTTGTAGCACCAAATGTCCAAATAATTGTCCAAGCTAATACAGAGAAAAATGTATTTCTCCAAATAGGAACTTTAAAAATATCAATAAAATTCTGTATACCAATCCAATCTACTAGCTTCGCAGGAGGAGAATGATATAAATCGTAGTTCGTAAAAGACAAAAGAACGACGAATATTATTGGAAAAATGACAACAAATAGTAGTAATAAAAACCCCGGTGAGATCATTAAATACGGAAACCCATTATCTATGAGATTATGGTATTGCTCACGAAGTGTGTTTAATTTTCCACCTATATCCCTTTTGAGTCCAGTCTTATAAGCATCAACAAGATTAAATATAAAAAAACCTGCCCCTAATATAATAATTATTACTGCTAAAATGCCTTCAACTAACAGGAAAATAGAGTGATCTCGTGGTAGTTTTTCACCTAACGTAACGATTCCCCATAGGCCCATATTCAGTAGATCTTTAAATACGATAAAGAAAGATACAGTTAAAACAAGAAATAAAACACCTTTCAAAAATTGCCGATTATACAATTGGCCCACACCAGGGATCAATGATAAGACAACTGCAACTTTCCTATGATTCGATTGATATGGAGTAGATTCCATCACATACTCTAGCTCCTTCCCAAATTCCTTATGTAAGAAATCTTAATTGATGCCCTTTATTCACATGAGCAGTCTCCCCTTGAAGGGAGACTACTTCCAATTATTTATTCATCTGGATGATTTGTTTCAATATTTGTTGTTATCGTATTTACCGCTTCATCTAGTGCTGATTTCGGATCTACTTTTTGGTTTGCAACCAACTGTAATGCAGTTGCCATCGGTCCCCAAACCTCAGCCATTTCTGGAATATTTGGCATTGGAATAGCATATTGAGATTGAATAGCCACTGCATTTGCAGCTTCATTATCCGCAATAATAGGGTCCTCTATTAAGGACTTAACAGGAGGTATTTCTTGTGTTAATTCAAAACGAATTTTTGCATTCTCTTCATTCGTTAAATGTTCAACCAATTTCGTTGACCATTCAGGGTGCTTTGTAAATGAAGTTACTTGCCACCCCTTAACACCCATAAATGTTCTAACTTGTTCACCATTCGGTAAGGTTGGTAATGGTGCTACACCAAAATCAATTCCTGCATCAGTCATACCTTGAAATGCCCAAGGCCCATTCATAACAGATGCAACGTTTCCTTCATTAAACAGTCCATCCATCGTTGAGCCACCCGACTCACCTATGATCCCTTTAGGAAAAATGTCTTTATACCATTGTTGAATATATTGTCCTCCCGCTACTGAACCTTCATTACTTAAGCCAATATCATTTCGGTCTAGCCTACCTTCATTATTCTGAAATACGTAACCACCGTACCCTCCTAATACACCGTGGGCAAAATAAAAGTTGTCCCATAGTGCTAAAAAGCCAAATTCATCTTTATTATCAAAGTCATTTGCAATTTCAAATAGCTCTTCAAATGATTGAGGCGCTTCTTCCATTAGTGCTTTGTTATAAATAAAAACAGGTGTTTCAGTTGCTTTCGGTAAACCGTACAGCTTGCCGTTAAACATTTGAGCTGTAACTGAAGACTCTGTAAAGGTGTCTAATATACTTTGTTCTACCTTTATTTCTTGAATTAAACCTTCAGTAACTAATTGACCAATTTGATCATGTGGCACTGTGATAACGTCTGGACCAGTCCCAGCAGGACCATCTAAACGTAATTGATCTCTTTGACTAGTAGCCATCTCCACTTCTTTATACTCTACTTTAATACCATATTCTGCTTCGAAGCTTTTAATGGCTTCTTCCATTGCTGGGCCTTTCTCTTTATCCTCCCATACGATGAGCTTTTCTGGTTTTACTGGCATTTCACCATTTGTTTCGGTATCCCTATTATTATCACTAGATGATTGGTCTACCGCTTCTTGGGGTCCACAAGCTGCTAACATACTAATAAGGAAAATTGCCATCACACTAAGAAAGAATACCTTCTTCATTGCTTGTACCTCCTCATAAATGATCATATTATGCAAACGTTTGCGCAAATAAGTATAAAAATAAACCATCTTCATAAAATAAGAAAACGGTTCCATACTATTTGTCATCTCTATTATATATTTATTATTCTTCTTTTCAATACTTTTTTTACATATTTTCAAAGATTCGCACTTTCGAATATTGACTTCTAATTACACTTCAACTACCATATTGATAAAATAGTGCAAACGGTTTCTCATTTCAGGGAGGTATTACTATGATCATAGAAGCTATTTACCATAGGCCAAAAGACAATTACGCTTATGCATACGATGAAAAAACAATACATATACGCTTACGTACAAAGAAAAATAATATTGATAACATCAAGCTCATTCATGGAGATCCATATGATTGGAAGGAAAACAATTGGCAAACAAGCCAAACTTCCATGAAAAAAGAAGGAAGTGATTCCTTATTTGACTACTGGTTTGTTGTCATTCAACCACAGTTTCGTCGATTACGCTATGGGTTTGAACTAACTTCAGGAGATGAAACGATCGTTTATACAGAAAAGGGATTTTTCAATCATATACTTGTAGATGATATTACATATTATTTTTGTTTCCCTTTTCTACATCACAATGATGTATTTAAAGCTCCAGCATGGGTGAAGAAAACAGTGTGGTATCAAATATTCCCAGAAAGATTTGCTAATGGAAATGCTGAGACCAACCCTCCAAACACATTACCTTGGGGAAGTGAAGAAGCTACTTCAACAAATTTCTTCGGAGGTGATTTCGAGGGAATTATTAACCACATTCCTCATTTAGTTGATTTGGGTATAACTGGTTTATACTTCACACCAATATTTAAGGCATTTTCAAACCATAAATATGACACAATCAATTACATGGAAATTGACCCTCACTTTGGTGATAAAGAAACATTCAAGAAACTAGTAAACACATGTCATCAAAATGGGATTAAAGTCATGCTTGACGCTGTGTTCAATCATAGTGGCTACTATTTCCCACAATTTCAAGACGTCATAAAGCATGGAGAAAAATCACGGTATAAAAATTGGTTTCATATAAAAGAGTTCCCTGTACAAACTTCTCCTGCACCAAATTATGATACATTTGGGTTTGTGGAGACAATGCCTAAGCTAAACACCCAAAATCAGGAAGTGAAAAATTATTTACTAGATGTTGGCCGTTACTGGGTACGTGAATTCGGTATTGATGGGTGGCGTTTAGATGTGGCAAATGAGATTGATCATCAGTTTTGGAAAGAGTTTCGTTCCGCTGTTAAATCAATCAACCCTGAGGTTTATATTCTTGGTGAGATATGGCATGATTCAATGCCTTGGCTAGAAGGTGATCAATTCGATGCAGTTATGAACTATCCGTTCACACATACAGCTTTACAATTTTTCGCAAAGAAGATTGTAACAGCAACACAGTTTGCGAATGCGATTTCTCAAGTATATCACTCGTATCCACTAAATGTATCAGAGGTACAATTCAATTTACTAGGAAGTCACGATACACCAAGAATATTGACAGAATGCGAAAATGATATAGAACGTTTAAAGCTCCTATACTTGTTTCAACTTTCATTTCCAGGGTCACCTTGCATTTATTATGGAGATGAAATAGGAATGACAGGTGGACAAGATCCAGGATGTCGTAACTGTATGATTTGGGAAAAAGAAGAACAAAATACAGATTTATTTGATTTCCTAAAAAAACTAATTCATATATATAAGACTGAAGCTATCTTTAGTAAAAATAGTACCTTTCATTTTGTCGACACAAATGATGAAACGAACCATATCATTTATAAAAGAACGTCTCATAAAGAAGAAATATTCTTCGTTATTAATAATTCAGAGAATAACATTGACGTGGAGCTACCAATTGATATAAAAAATAAAAAACTCATTAATTTATGGACAGAAGAGGAGTTTGCGGCTGAAGCAAGCCATGCCATCCTACCTCTAGCACCACATCACTTCTCAATTTTGAAGGTTGTAGAGGTTACAAACTAAAATCATCAGGTGGAGGAAGTTTCCACCTGATGATTTTACCTCTAGATTTCCAATTAAGCTTTACATATTAATTGCAAAATATCTAAAATTAAAGTTATATAATATAATCTTTTGCTATTTCTGTGGAGCTATAAGCATTTCTTCTTTACTTATGCCGTCTTCAAAAGGACCAACACTACCAGAACCACCTGTGTAATATTCAACCTTATCTTCATTCAAAAAGGTAAAGTACGGTCTTACATGAACGATTGTTTTATTAATATTTGTCCGTATCTCATCTGTAATAGGAAAATAAACGAGCAAGTTATTAGACATAATGGTTAACGGTAAGGACAACGGTTCTCCATCAAATTGATCAAGGTCATATCGATCCCAATTTTCATCAAGTGAATATAACACATGATTACTATAATATTCATTCGTCATCCCCGGAAGCCAAAATAAAATATCCTTGAGTGTGGAACCTTTTGGCCCTTGTAATTTGACTATATATCCCTTAGTTATATTAGAACCTGCATCTTGATGCACCTTGATACCCTCCACATGCCAAGCACTTGGTCTATAATCTGTCATCGTTTCTATAATCGGAAAAATCTTATAGCTCCCCTTCATAGGGAAAATCATTTGTTCTCCATTAAATGATAACCTCAACTCGTGTGGAAGATAAGAAGCTTGCATCGTACTAGACAAAGGTGTTCTTAATGTAAACCCTCTATCATCCAAAATTCGTTCTCCATTAATACTTAATTCTATCTCTCCACTTATTAATCTCTCAGTTAACAAATTATCTTTATTAACCTCTACCATTAAAGGGGTCTTTCCTCGTACCGATGCTATGATATCCCCGTACGAATTCAACAAAGTAATTTCATCTAAAATAGGTATATCCTCCCAAGGGGAAGCTTTTTTCCATTGAACAGGTAAGGAAAACTCTAACCCCCATTCATGTTCACCCATTTCTACTCCAACGGAACCCACTTGTTTTTCTACATACAAGCCACTTGGTAATGATGATCGCATATTCGACCATAAAAGTGGTATGACTATTATTACTAACATTAGCAAAACAAAGGTTGATAGGAGCCATTTTTTCGTGAAAGGCTGCAGTTTCATTTAATCTTCCCCTTTCATTTGATAAACAAAGGGCTTCATACACCAAGCTTATCCTCATTCAGCTACAAAGTTTGTATAAAATGTATGACAATAGAACAGCTTTAAGAATAAGAGATCTAAAAGTAAATAAATACCAACATGTTACTTTCTACCTTTTAACATAGAGGCTACTCAACACGGCTATTAATATCGATATAAGTAATTTGTACATGAAGCCATAAACTAAGCCTTCTCGTATGTATGTAATGATTTTTGTTATTGTAGAGGCTTCTGGCACCCAATCAATTACATAACCAAAACCTAATATATGCGGTACACTTAAAATAACATAAGAAAGAATAATTGCCACAACAAATCTCTTCATCAAACCATACTTACTCCCTTCCAAGTCTTAAAGAAATTCCAGCCATGTATGTTCCGGACTATGAATTTGAATTGCATGACGAAGCCATTCTATTTGATTTTCATTAAGGTTTGGTAAAGCTGCAAAAAAATCTTGATGATCTTTCTCTCTCGTATTTTTCACTTTATATAGAAGCACAATCTGAGGATTTAGGAAAGGAATACGTGAAGCAGAATAGCTCCAAATACTCTCGACTGGATGTGTAATTAGCGCATCTCTTCTAAATAGCCATTTGTCATTATCAGCCTCATTTAAAAGAATTTCTAATTGCTGGTCATTGTATTTATTTTCAGCATGAATTTCGTGTATTGGAAGCTGCAAAAATTCTTTTTCCCATCTGTATAATGTACCGTTGCTAACTTTGTTAAATTCCCAGTCTTGGAAATAATCTTTTAAGTGAAGTTGGTCCTTTCGAAAGATGGCTATTTCTAAGTCATGATGGGGTCTTGTTTGCTTTCCAATAAATAAATCTATTGCCCAGCCACCAGCAATAAACCATGGTTTATTGTACGAGGACATTAATACGTTAACCCTATTACATTGCTCAAATTTCATTAATCTCACCTTCTTGCCATACCCTCTCTACACTAGTTGCCCTATCTTTACTAGTTAATAAATATACATCAGGGTTACTCAAACTCTTCCATTCGTCAAAACCAAAATGATGATTATACTTTTTCAGCAATAATGACATGATATTTCCGTGAGTAACGATGATAGTACTTTCAAAATGACTATTAAAGATTTCATTTACAACACATGAAATACGATTCATCGCTTCTCGACTCGATTCTCCCCCTTTATATTTTGCATCTAAATCATCATAAGTTCGTTTTAATTTCTCAAGCCAATCAGCTAAATTTTCTTCACTTAATATTCTTTCTGTTAGCCGTTGGTCGACTTCAACTGTTACGTTTTTATGCACACTTAACGGTTCGATTGATTGAATCGCTCGAATAAATGAGCTTGATATGATTCGATCTATTTTCTTGTCAGAAAAAAAATCTGACAAAAGTCTCGCTTGTTCAAATCCTTTGTTAGTTAATTGTGCTTCTGAAGGCTGCCCTTGTGCTTCACAATGTCTAACAATATATATTTTTTTGACCATCCTACTGCTTCCTTTCTATATCATCATTAAGGATCAATAAGCTTCGATTATTATTCGATAGTAACTTTATTCTAGAATATGGCCCAAAATCTGGACGCTTATTTTTTTGCGCCAGCCTTTTAAACCTCATTTTCAAAATAAATATATAGAAATTAACTACGCAAGCTTCATTGACATATTATGAATTATCAATTCGTCTTTGTTCCTTGATGAAAAAACATCTGCCAGCTACCATTACTATATTTCCAGATTGAACTACGCAACGTATGTTGTTTGCTTTCTTCGTTATATATTCGG
This window harbors:
- a CDS encoding sugar ABC transporter permease, which translates into the protein MNIKHQKKIRLTLSYLVVLIMTVIIFYPILWIIGSSLNPGMILSGSSIIPENATLDHYRYLFDPAQSDYLKWYWNSVKISTLTMAFSVLMVSITAYSFSRYRFVGRKNGLLAFLILQMIPNFAALIAIFVLALVTNLLDTHLGLILVYVGGQIPMNTWLMKGYLDTIPKDLDESARIDGASHLRVFFQIILPLAKPIIAVVALFTFIAPFADFIMASVLLRSEEKFTLAVGLYNMVAKQFGNEFTKFAAGSVLIAIPISVLFLSFQKYFVSGLTAGGTKG
- a CDS encoding sugar ABC transporter permease, whose translation is MESTPYQSNHRKVAVVLSLIPGVGQLYNRQFLKGVLFLVLTVSFFIVFKDLLNMGLWGIVTLGEKLPRDHSIFLLVEGILAVIIIILGAGFFIFNLVDAYKTGLKRDIGGKLNTLREQYHNLIDNGFPYLMISPGFLLLLFVVIFPIIFVVLLSFTNYDLYHSPPAKLVDWIGIQNFIDIFKVPIWRNTFFSVLAWTIIWTFGATTFQVALGIFLAIIVNQKDIKGKAIIRTVFILPWAVPAFVSILVFAGMFNESFGTINRDILAAFGIDHIPWMTEPLWTRIALILIQTWLGFPFIFAMTTGVLQSISNELYEAATVDGASSWGQFSKITLPLVLYSTAPILITQYTFNFNNFNVIFLFNGGGPAVSGQNAGGTDILISWIYKLTMTSAQYSKAAAITMILSLIVITVALWQFRKTKSFQEEDMM
- a CDS encoding extracellular solute-binding protein, which produces MKKVFFLSVMAIFLISMLAACGPQEAVDQSSSDNNRDTETNGEMPVKPEKLIVWEDKEKGPAMEEAIKSFEAEYGIKVEYKEVEMATSQRDQLRLDGPAGTGPDVITVPHDQIGQLVTEGLIQEIKVEQSILDTFTESSVTAQMFNGKLYGLPKATETPVFIYNKALMEEAPQSFEELFEIANDFDNKDEFGFLALWDNFYFAHGVLGGYGGYVFQNNEGRLDRNDIGLSNEGSVAGGQYIQQWYKDIFPKGIIGESGGSTMDGLFNEGNVASVMNGPWAFQGMTDAGIDFGVAPLPTLPNGEQVRTFMGVKGWQVTSFTKHPEWSTKLVEHLTNEENAKIRFELTQEIPPVKSLIEDPIIADNEAANAVAIQSQYAIPMPNIPEMAEVWGPMATALQLVANQKVDPKSALDEAVNTITTNIETNHPDE
- a CDS encoding alpha-glycosidase codes for the protein MIIEAIYHRPKDNYAYAYDEKTIHIRLRTKKNNIDNIKLIHGDPYDWKENNWQTSQTSMKKEGSDSLFDYWFVVIQPQFRRLRYGFELTSGDETIVYTEKGFFNHILVDDITYYFCFPFLHHNDVFKAPAWVKKTVWYQIFPERFANGNAETNPPNTLPWGSEEATSTNFFGGDFEGIINHIPHLVDLGITGLYFTPIFKAFSNHKYDTINYMEIDPHFGDKETFKKLVNTCHQNGIKVMLDAVFNHSGYYFPQFQDVIKHGEKSRYKNWFHIKEFPVQTSPAPNYDTFGFVETMPKLNTQNQEVKNYLLDVGRYWVREFGIDGWRLDVANEIDHQFWKEFRSAVKSINPEVYILGEIWHDSMPWLEGDQFDAVMNYPFTHTALQFFAKKIVTATQFANAISQVYHSYPLNVSEVQFNLLGSHDTPRILTECENDIERLKLLYLFQLSFPGSPCIYYGDEIGMTGGQDPGCRNCMIWEKEEQNTDLFDFLKKLIHIYKTEAIFSKNSTFHFVDTNDETNHIIYKRTSHKEEIFFVINNSENNIDVELPIDIKNKKLINLWTEEEFAAEASHAILPLAPHHFSILKVVEVTN
- a CDS encoding histidine phosphatase family protein codes for the protein MVKKIYIVRHCEAQGQPSEAQLTNKGFEQARLLSDFFSDKKIDRIISSSFIRAIQSIEPLSVHKNVTVEVDQRLTERILSEENLADWLEKLKRTYDDLDAKYKGGESSREAMNRISCVVNEIFNSHFESTIIVTHGNIMSLLLKKYNHHFGFDEWKSLSNPDVYLLTSKDRATSVERVWQEGEINEI